From one Plantibacter flavus genomic stretch:
- a CDS encoding dienelactone hydrolase family protein — translation MTDDATTDTAPRADLTGWVRTPFTGGGVTHDRFEKGSGPGVVLIPELPGLTPEVLGLAEHLVAEGFTVAIPSPFGTPGHEGTVGYTLASVSKVCVSAEFKAFATGAHRPVADHVRALAADLAARTPGPGVGVIGMCFTGGFALAAAVDEHVLASVMSQPSTPFPVSRARRIDPGMSAAEFDAVAARAAQGSVCALGLRFSEDRAVPRERFATIAAKLGDAFEVIELDSSPGNAAGFSKTAHSVLTGEVREHDGHPAFEARKRVVAFLRERLATPTTAA, via the coding sequence ATGACCGACGACGCGACCACCGACACCGCTCCACGCGCAGACCTCACCGGCTGGGTGCGGACCCCGTTCACCGGCGGCGGCGTCACGCACGACCGCTTCGAGAAGGGGTCCGGGCCGGGTGTCGTCCTCATCCCCGAGCTGCCCGGACTCACACCCGAGGTCCTCGGGCTCGCAGAGCATCTCGTCGCGGAGGGCTTCACCGTCGCGATCCCCTCGCCGTTCGGTACCCCCGGCCACGAAGGGACCGTCGGCTACACCCTCGCCAGCGTCAGCAAGGTCTGCGTCTCCGCCGAGTTCAAGGCGTTCGCGACCGGTGCCCACCGACCCGTCGCCGACCACGTCCGGGCACTGGCCGCCGACCTTGCGGCCCGCACGCCTGGTCCTGGCGTCGGCGTCATCGGCATGTGCTTCACCGGCGGATTCGCGCTCGCAGCCGCCGTCGACGAGCACGTCCTCGCTTCGGTCATGAGCCAGCCGTCCACGCCGTTCCCCGTCAGCCGTGCCCGCCGCATCGACCCCGGGATGTCCGCCGCCGAGTTCGACGCCGTCGCAGCCCGTGCGGCTCAGGGCTCGGTCTGCGCACTCGGCCTCCGCTTCAGCGAGGATCGAGCCGTCCCACGGGAGCGCTTCGCCACCATCGCAGCCAAACTCGGCGACGCGTTCGAGGTCATCGAACTCGACTCCTCCCCCGGCAACGCAGCCGGCTTCTCGAAGACCGCGCACTCGGTCCTCACCGGCGAGGTCCGCGAGCACGACGGCCACCCGGCGTTCGAAGCACGCAAGCGCGTGGTCGCCTTTCTCCGCGAACGACTCGCGACACCGACCACGGCGGCCTGA
- a CDS encoding bleomycin resistance protein, with protein sequence MTSTRHDRATPNLPSRNFDATETFYSAFGFERAFRDDGWLILVRGGLQLEFFPAPDLDPASSSFMCCLRVADVDELYDAVQRSGVVEATVGAPRLHPVRMQDWGLRAGFLIDPDGTQLSLIEQRD encoded by the coding sequence ATGACCTCGACACGACACGACCGCGCGACACCGAACCTGCCGTCTCGCAACTTCGACGCGACGGAGACGTTCTACTCGGCGTTCGGCTTCGAGCGCGCGTTCCGAGACGACGGCTGGCTGATCCTCGTCCGCGGTGGTCTGCAGCTCGAGTTCTTCCCGGCACCCGACCTCGACCCCGCGTCGAGCAGCTTCATGTGCTGCCTGCGTGTGGCTGACGTCGACGAACTCTACGACGCGGTCCAGCGATCGGGAGTCGTCGAGGCGACCGTCGGCGCGCCGCGACTCCACCCGGTCCGGATGCAGGACTGGGGACTCCGGGCCGGATTCCTGATCGATCCCGACGGCACGCAGCTCAGCCTGATCGAGCAGCGCGACTGA
- a CDS encoding GNAT family N-acetyltransferase — MANSKDFDARYELREFPFANGADGEPTPESLAALDAIGFGFHEPTPKPEARKRKVNDLIADEAVLLGAYVRKPQPGSVDETWPAGTFSWFPKTLSWGDGTSINTQAISDVTVRPTERRRGILRRMMTQALERGVADGYAIAALTASEGTIYRRFGFGSAIRERNVVVKRAKALPFLAPTSGIVSVVTPEYLVDGVARQVFDRFDERSIGSMVRNTGSWPLVLGTLGRDGEPAKDTRAAVHRPADGEEVDGYVTWRMVEQPGGQTGIEIIDLVYATDAAYLSLWEFLLSIDLNDVVKYNRARLDDPIVSALGDNRAYDIEHEEDHVWLRVLDLPAVLASRPFAVDGTLTIAVTDALGYAAGTFRLEVTGGRGTATKLSDETDAAGADLALDVADLGSLLLGAVSPVSLAAAGVLQAADPAAPLLLRSMLQTPRAPHGITFF; from the coding sequence GTGGCCAACAGCAAAGATTTCGACGCCCGTTACGAGCTCCGTGAGTTCCCGTTCGCGAACGGGGCCGACGGCGAACCGACGCCCGAGAGCCTTGCGGCCCTCGACGCCATCGGGTTCGGCTTCCACGAGCCCACCCCGAAGCCGGAGGCGCGCAAGCGCAAGGTGAACGACCTCATCGCCGACGAAGCGGTGCTGCTCGGCGCCTACGTCCGCAAGCCGCAGCCCGGTTCGGTCGACGAGACCTGGCCCGCCGGCACCTTCTCCTGGTTCCCGAAGACGCTCAGCTGGGGCGACGGCACCAGCATCAACACGCAGGCGATCTCCGACGTCACGGTCCGCCCGACCGAACGTCGGCGCGGCATCCTGCGCCGCATGATGACGCAGGCTCTGGAGCGCGGCGTCGCCGACGGCTATGCGATCGCGGCCCTCACCGCCAGCGAGGGCACGATCTACCGTCGCTTCGGGTTCGGCTCCGCGATCCGTGAGCGCAACGTCGTCGTGAAGCGCGCGAAGGCGCTGCCGTTCCTCGCGCCGACGAGCGGCATCGTGTCCGTCGTCACGCCCGAGTACCTGGTCGACGGCGTCGCGCGTCAAGTGTTCGACCGCTTCGACGAGCGCTCGATCGGGTCCATGGTCCGCAACACCGGATCCTGGCCGTTGGTCCTCGGCACGCTGGGTCGCGACGGCGAACCGGCGAAGGACACCCGCGCCGCCGTGCACCGCCCGGCCGACGGCGAGGAGGTAGACGGCTACGTCACGTGGCGCATGGTCGAGCAGCCCGGCGGACAGACCGGCATCGAGATCATCGACCTCGTCTACGCGACCGACGCGGCCTACCTGTCGCTCTGGGAGTTCCTGCTCTCCATCGACCTCAACGACGTCGTGAAGTACAACCGCGCCAGGCTCGACGACCCGATCGTCTCGGCCCTCGGCGACAACCGCGCGTACGACATCGAGCACGAAGAGGACCACGTGTGGCTGCGCGTCCTCGATCTTCCGGCCGTCCTCGCCTCGCGTCCGTTCGCGGTCGACGGCACGTTGACGATCGCCGTCACCGACGCGCTCGGCTACGCGGCGGGCACCTTCCGCCTCGAGGTGACCGGTGGCCGCGGTACGGCTACGAAGCTGAGCGACGAGACCGACGCTGCCGGCGCCGACCTCGCGCTCGACGTGGCCGACCTCGGTTCGCTCCTGCTCGGAGCGGTCTCGCCGGTGTCACTCGCCGCAGCCGGTGTGCTGCAGGCGGCCGATCCCGCAGCGCCGCTCCTGCTGCGGTCGATGCTCCAGACGCCGCGCGCGCCGCACGGGATCACCTTCTTCTAA
- a CDS encoding MerR family DNA-binding transcriptional regulator: MLHIGEFAGMTGLSVKALRHYDEKGVLVPAEVDPDSGYRRYGEEQVRSGVIVKALRDAGVPLAAVGVTVAGADPSTAIDVHHRLVLEQREQEDHAFAQARAVVASLAAPVEIVERSLPPQPYVGRVLTVPRGDEDSVTDDDANEQFSQLYVAVQEAGVGPTGPFWTALRPGEQGAVEIVCCWPTSSQLEPTWGGDETTVDVLPERAELAAVWRPEPGVELPEGSTHPAVVALFDAIAERGITMPTTELRQRVLGQTADEYTVEVSITLP, translated from the coding sequence ATGTTGCACATCGGAGAGTTCGCAGGCATGACCGGGTTGAGCGTGAAGGCGCTCCGCCACTACGACGAGAAGGGCGTGCTGGTTCCAGCCGAGGTCGATCCCGACTCCGGCTACCGCCGCTACGGCGAGGAGCAGGTGCGTTCCGGCGTGATCGTGAAGGCACTCCGCGACGCCGGCGTCCCGCTCGCCGCCGTAGGCGTGACCGTCGCCGGCGCGGATCCGTCGACCGCGATCGACGTGCACCACCGCCTCGTCCTGGAGCAGCGGGAGCAGGAGGACCACGCCTTCGCACAGGCCCGCGCGGTCGTCGCGTCACTCGCGGCACCGGTCGAGATCGTCGAACGCTCCCTCCCTCCCCAGCCCTACGTCGGCCGGGTGCTCACCGTGCCGCGCGGCGACGAGGACTCGGTGACCGATGACGACGCGAACGAGCAGTTCTCGCAGCTCTACGTCGCCGTGCAGGAGGCCGGCGTCGGGCCGACGGGGCCGTTCTGGACCGCGCTCAGACCGGGTGAGCAGGGGGCTGTCGAGATCGTCTGCTGCTGGCCGACCTCGTCGCAGCTCGAACCGACGTGGGGTGGTGACGAGACCACGGTCGACGTGCTGCCCGAGCGGGCCGAACTCGCTGCGGTCTGGCGACCCGAACCGGGCGTCGAGCTTCCGGAGGGATCGACGCACCCCGCGGTGGTCGCCCTGTTCGATGCGATCGCGGAGCGGGGGATCACGATGCCGACCACCGAGCTCCGGCAGCGGGTGCTGGGCCAGACTGCCGACGAGTACACGGTCGAGGTGTCGATCACCCTGCCGTGA